A region of Paenibacillus thiaminolyticus DNA encodes the following proteins:
- a CDS encoding amino acid adenylation domain-containing protein: MEEQVNYWLTELAGEIPLLQLPIDNSGNKNYSYAREIESIVLSESISERIKSLGLQEETNVFTLLLTAYQSYLYRYTGQNDIWVGVMTGCRSALFVNRAFVNGTMNFKQLLAEVKDKVAKGQANQDVPYEVIAEKLASIHAGSTELFQTLFRYIEPGDEDAKGMLYNDSSLPLIRLHVDIAEAADGLQISFAYNACLFAEQTIRRMIENFRCWIEQVTTHVDTPIDQLRLITKEQERELLDAGCRNDANMLPDTILTAFDGQVQRNPDAIALVFGEKKSTYRELDVRSNQLANYLRKTGVTNETLVGICLERSIDMLVSILGVMKAGGAYVPMDPAYPIQRLHYIIEDAGLQVIITNEAFLAAVPEGVQVVHLSDNDNTLWDESAEKPDIKVNGSNLAYVIYTSGSTGNPKGVMIEHHSIMNFLQTLESRDELAKSDRLLQKTSVSFDASVWELFWWMLKGASLYILPNGDEKDPVLLVKAVERYQVTHLDFVPSMLKVVLDYIENQGSSSKLSSLKYVTVGGEVLPSHVAQKFADLLTTPYGTILYNAYGPTETTVDVARFKCDPDEKRDQIPIGKPNSNTQLFVLSEHLQVQPVGVIGELFVGGSGVARGYLNRPQLTEERFISNPYGPEPHSRLYRTGDLVRYLADGNLEYICRTDNQVKVRGYRIELEEIQVILSSHPNIDQSIIVAKKDAQENNKLVAYVIGTGSITDWREYLKNRLPEYMVPAYFVKMDAFPLTPSGKIDVKSLPEVGNSRPHITTDYIKPETDLEHKLADVWKDLFGYDEIGVEDNFFELGGHSLLGTQVLARIRELVKKELPLSALFTYPTIRSMVPVLHAADDFIPMDTFPRISRASRDRELPLSYSQERVWFLEQLSSNNLAYIFQATMNVRGRLDIPVLEKCFTEIVRRHEIFRTVFLDKHGKPYQFIYEPFDVQLPVIDVSHLPESDRDQEAQRLIQLEITKPIDITQLPLARWIVFTISEFESVILLIEHHLVHDGWSFRKFLKELFTLYSAYVENKPSPLPELPIQFADYCVWQNEMFQRGKESKQLTYWTHKLSGAKGVLELSTDRPRPVNQTFNGNSIIRLIPEELYLQLRDYCVRTNTTLFMVMMAAFQTLLHRYSNQEDIIVGSGIANRRWQETEELIGMFVNNIVIRTQFTENITFQDVLHKVRTSSLEAYENQDIPFDQVVDALRLERDQSRNPLFQVMFSFHDTKITNLPVHNLDVQLLEGFSNGSAKFDINVVVINHSELSSSLLSGDEYDSISMDWEYNTDLFDETTIRRMIEHYIELLHSILENSNQTVHSLPMLPDAEQNQLLREWNNTNTKLEDTRTIHQIFEEQVARTPERIAVVCENEQWTYRQINNLANLLASKLRNLGVKPDTVVGLMVERSPDMIIGILAILKAGGAYLPIDTAAPTERLAYILEDSDTKAIVMQEKFKTSTDFQRPVLVLGENMPDQHVDCDNLEPAANFKNLAYVMYTSGSTGTPKGVMIEHDSVVDRIHWMVKRYPMDQNDTILQKTSFCFDVSVTELLIWFFSGSKLCFLAPDAEKDPELIVNTIAEQKVTFIQFVPSMLSIFLDHLENSNTSALIKSLKRVFTIGEALTVEQVQRFERLIKQRNDTTLHNLYGPTEATIEVTSYDCQAESKVIPIGKPIDNVKAYIFNKERNLQPVGVIGELFIGGTGLARGYVGKPELTAERFVPNPCGSDPEEKVYQTGDLARWMPDGNIEFIGRMDTQVKIRGYRIELGEIEAVMRKLQDAGEAVVMAHEYEPGDTRLVAYYNGTAEASQVKLHLQKQLPHYMIPSYFVQMEALPLTSSGKLDRKALLAPDMHAVSHHDTAPRNSTEELLALIWNEILRVEPIGVFDSFFDLGGHSLLAAQVVSRVREVFGQHLPLRAIFDCPTIESLAKRLTESRQGGNIAHLPALHPAERTGAFPLSFAQKRLWFFDQLEPDSYFYNIPYVWRLSGSWNAAGLEKGFNQLIERHEMLRTVFAKRNGAPVQIVQPYQPRSLPVIDVSALSAEARESQINHHIQRNAELVFDLSQGPLIEAELIKKDECEYILLCTVHHIVSDGWSEAILLDEWLAFYEEAVSGTPADLRPLAIQYSDFAVWNRQWLSDAMMTEQLEYWKNELAGELPVLQLPIDRPRPAIQSYAGDMQQLELAPSLLEKLKMFSRQEGTTLFMTLLAAYQGFLSRYTGQTDILVGSPVANRNITEIEGLIGFFVNTLVYRVNVEDSPSFRQLIAQVKEKALRGQENQDVPFEKIVETLQPTRNPSYAPIFQTIFTMHTHLRKIKEWPNRKIEPVKTCIKVAKYDLSVTLEVNNERTLDISFGYNKDLFDHSTIERMIGHFANWLEQVVTYPDESIDNLRLITEDEEKLLLELWSSN, encoded by the coding sequence ATGGAAGAGCAAGTGAATTACTGGCTTACAGAACTAGCGGGAGAGATTCCGTTGCTGCAGCTGCCGATCGATAACTCCGGCAATAAAAATTATAGCTACGCGAGAGAGATTGAATCCATTGTTCTATCTGAATCTATCAGTGAGCGAATAAAATCGTTAGGTTTGCAAGAAGAAACAAACGTATTCACCTTACTCTTAACCGCATACCAAAGCTATCTTTATCGGTATACAGGTCAAAATGATATTTGGGTTGGTGTGATGACAGGTTGCAGGTCTGCTCTTTTTGTAAATCGAGCTTTTGTAAATGGAACGATGAATTTTAAGCAGCTATTGGCCGAGGTGAAGGATAAAGTAGCAAAGGGGCAAGCCAATCAAGATGTACCCTACGAAGTTATTGCAGAAAAACTTGCGAGCATTCACGCAGGAAGCACGGAATTATTTCAAACCCTGTTCAGATATATAGAACCCGGAGACGAAGATGCGAAGGGCATGCTTTATAACGATAGCAGCTTGCCGCTTATAAGGCTGCATGTTGACATAGCAGAGGCGGCAGACGGGTTGCAAATATCATTTGCTTATAACGCCTGCTTGTTTGCAGAACAAACGATACGACGAATGATAGAGAACTTTCGCTGCTGGATTGAGCAAGTGACAACACATGTTGACACACCGATTGATCAGCTGAGATTGATAACCAAGGAGCAAGAAAGGGAATTATTGGACGCGGGGTGCAGGAATGATGCCAATATGCTCCCTGACACGATTCTGACTGCTTTCGATGGCCAAGTACAACGTAACCCCGATGCAATCGCGCTTGTATTTGGGGAAAAGAAATCTACATACCGGGAACTGGATGTACGTTCGAATCAATTAGCGAATTATCTTCGCAAGACAGGCGTAACCAATGAAACGCTGGTAGGTATATGTTTGGAACGTTCCATCGACATGCTCGTGAGTATATTAGGAGTAATGAAAGCAGGAGGCGCTTATGTGCCGATGGATCCTGCCTATCCTATTCAAAGGCTTCACTATATTATAGAAGATGCCGGCTTACAAGTCATCATTACGAATGAAGCGTTCCTTGCTGCCGTGCCTGAAGGCGTACAAGTTGTTCATTTATCTGATAATGATAATACGTTGTGGGACGAAAGTGCGGAAAAACCTGATATCAAAGTGAACGGGAGCAATCTCGCTTACGTCATATATACTTCGGGTTCGACAGGGAATCCGAAAGGTGTCATGATAGAGCATCACTCCATTATGAATTTTCTCCAAACGTTAGAAAGCCGTGATGAGCTTGCAAAGTCGGACAGACTTTTGCAAAAAACGTCCGTTTCTTTTGATGCGTCCGTGTGGGAACTCTTTTGGTGGATGTTGAAAGGGGCCAGCTTGTATATCCTTCCGAACGGCGATGAGAAGGACCCTGTCCTGCTGGTGAAAGCCGTGGAAAGGTATCAAGTTACGCACCTTGATTTTGTACCGTCCATGTTAAAAGTAGTATTGGATTATATTGAGAATCAGGGTTCTTCTTCTAAATTATCCTCTTTGAAATATGTCACCGTTGGCGGAGAAGTGCTTCCATCTCACGTTGCACAGAAATTCGCTGATTTATTGACCACTCCTTACGGCACAATCTTATATAACGCTTATGGGCCGACGGAGACCACAGTCGATGTTGCCAGATTCAAATGCGATCCAGATGAAAAACGCGATCAAATTCCAATAGGAAAACCGAATTCAAATACGCAATTATTTGTGTTGAGTGAACATTTACAAGTTCAACCCGTTGGCGTAATTGGCGAACTCTTTGTCGGCGGATCCGGGGTAGCAAGGGGGTACTTGAACCGTCCCCAATTAACCGAAGAACGTTTCATCTCCAATCCTTATGGTCCGGAACCACACTCGCGTTTGTATCGGACGGGTGATTTAGTTCGGTATTTAGCTGACGGAAATCTAGAATATATTTGCCGAACTGACAATCAAGTTAAAGTAAGAGGATATAGAATTGAACTTGAGGAAATTCAAGTCATATTAAGCAGCCATCCGAATATTGATCAATCCATTATCGTGGCAAAAAAAGATGCCCAAGAAAATAATAAACTCGTCGCTTATGTGATCGGTACGGGAAGTATAACGGATTGGCGTGAGTATCTGAAGAATCGGCTTCCAGAGTATATGGTTCCAGCGTATTTTGTGAAAATGGATGCATTCCCTCTTACTCCTAGCGGCAAAATTGATGTGAAATCGCTGCCTGAGGTGGGGAATAGCCGTCCCCATATTACAACGGACTATATCAAGCCAGAAACCGATTTGGAACATAAGCTCGCGGACGTATGGAAAGATTTGTTCGGATACGATGAGATTGGGGTAGAGGATAATTTCTTTGAATTAGGCGGACATTCCCTGCTCGGGACTCAAGTTCTCGCGAGAATCCGTGAACTCGTCAAAAAAGAACTTCCGTTGTCTGCCCTATTTACCTATCCGACGATCCGGAGCATGGTGCCAGTACTCCATGCTGCAGATGATTTCATTCCGATGGATACGTTCCCTCGCATTAGCAGGGCATCCCGGGATAGAGAATTGCCGCTCTCTTATTCGCAAGAAAGGGTTTGGTTTTTGGAACAGTTAAGCTCCAATAATTTAGCTTATATATTTCAAGCAACGATGAACGTACGCGGTAGGCTGGATATTCCCGTACTTGAAAAATGCTTCACCGAGATTGTTCGCAGACATGAAATATTCCGGACCGTGTTTCTTGATAAACATGGGAAGCCGTATCAGTTCATCTATGAACCATTCGATGTACAATTGCCCGTCATTGATGTCTCGCATTTACCGGAGAGCGATCGGGATCAGGAAGCTCAGAGGTTGATTCAATTGGAGATCACGAAGCCGATTGATATCACGCAGTTACCATTGGCCAGATGGATTGTGTTCACAATATCTGAATTCGAGTCCGTCATCCTGTTGATTGAACATCATCTGGTTCATGATGGATGGTCATTCCGCAAATTTTTAAAAGAACTCTTTACGCTTTATAGTGCGTATGTTGAGAATAAACCGTCTCCGCTCCCAGAACTGCCTATTCAATTTGCAGACTACTGCGTATGGCAGAATGAGATGTTTCAACGCGGCAAGGAAAGCAAACAGTTAACCTATTGGACACATAAATTAAGCGGAGCAAAAGGGGTTCTCGAACTGTCAACCGACAGGCCTCGACCTGTGAATCAAACCTTCAACGGGAACTCTATCATTAGGCTCATCCCGGAAGAACTCTATCTTCAGCTCCGTGATTATTGCGTGAGAACGAATACGACCTTATTCATGGTGATGATGGCTGCTTTTCAAACCTTGCTTCACCGTTATTCCAATCAGGAAGACATTATTGTGGGGTCGGGTATCGCGAATCGGCGTTGGCAAGAAACCGAAGAATTGATCGGCATGTTTGTAAATAATATCGTGATCCGCACGCAATTTACCGAAAACATCACGTTCCAGGATGTTCTGCACAAAGTAAGGACATCTTCATTGGAAGCCTATGAAAATCAAGATATTCCTTTCGATCAAGTCGTCGATGCATTAAGACTGGAACGGGATCAAAGCCGCAATCCGCTCTTCCAAGTGATGTTTAGCTTTCACGATACCAAAATCACCAATCTGCCTGTTCACAATTTGGATGTTCAACTCCTCGAAGGGTTTAGCAACGGATCTGCCAAGTTTGACATTAATGTGGTGGTAATCAATCACTCTGAACTTTCATCTTCCCTTTTATCAGGCGATGAATATGACAGTATAAGCATGGACTGGGAATACAATACGGATTTGTTCGATGAAACGACCATTCGCCGTATGATTGAGCATTATATCGAATTACTGCACAGCATTCTTGAGAACAGCAATCAAACGGTACATTCCCTGCCAATGTTGCCCGATGCTGAACAGAATCAACTATTACGGGAGTGGAATAACACCAATACGAAGCTTGAGGATACGAGAACGATTCACCAAATCTTTGAGGAACAAGTTGCCCGGACACCTGAACGAATCGCAGTTGTATGTGAGAATGAACAGTGGACTTACAGGCAAATCAATAACCTTGCCAACCTCCTGGCAAGCAAATTGCGGAATCTGGGCGTGAAGCCGGATACAGTGGTAGGCTTAATGGTTGAACGTTCTCCCGACATGATTATCGGTATCCTTGCTATTTTAAAAGCGGGTGGAGCTTATCTTCCTATCGATACGGCGGCCCCCACAGAAAGACTTGCCTATATTCTTGAAGATAGCGATACGAAAGCCATCGTCATGCAAGAGAAGTTCAAGACATCCACCGATTTCCAACGACCTGTTCTGGTATTGGGCGAGAACATGCCTGATCAACATGTGGATTGCGACAACCTTGAGCCGGCTGCTAATTTTAAGAACTTGGCGTATGTCATGTATACATCAGGTTCGACGGGGACGCCAAAAGGCGTCATGATTGAACATGATTCTGTAGTCGATCGAATTCATTGGATGGTAAAGCGCTATCCGATGGATCAAAATGATACGATACTGCAAAAAACATCATTTTGTTTTGATGTCTCGGTAACCGAATTGCTGATATGGTTTTTCAGTGGCAGTAAGCTTTGTTTTCTCGCTCCTGATGCTGAAAAAGATCCGGAGCTCATTGTAAACACAATTGCCGAACAAAAAGTGACCTTTATTCAATTTGTTCCATCTATGTTAAGTATCTTTTTAGACCATCTGGAGAACAGCAACACTAGCGCCTTAATTAAAAGTTTAAAACGTGTATTTACGATCGGCGAGGCTTTGACCGTAGAGCAGGTACAGCGTTTTGAACGCTTGATCAAGCAGCGTAACGATACGACTCTTCACAATCTGTATGGCCCGACGGAAGCGACGATTGAAGTGACCAGCTATGATTGTCAGGCGGAGAGCAAGGTAATCCCAATCGGGAAGCCCATTGATAATGTGAAAGCCTATATTTTCAATAAGGAACGTAACTTACAGCCCGTCGGCGTGATTGGAGAACTATTTATTGGTGGCACTGGACTCGCAAGAGGGTATGTAGGAAAGCCCGAGTTAACAGCGGAACGTTTTGTCCCCAACCCTTGCGGCAGTGATCCAGAAGAAAAAGTATATCAGACCGGTGATTTAGCGCGGTGGATGCCAGATGGCAATATAGAGTTCATTGGCCGTATGGATACTCAAGTCAAAATTCGCGGTTATCGAATTGAACTGGGCGAAATCGAAGCGGTGATGAGGAAGCTGCAAGATGCGGGAGAAGCCGTTGTCATGGCCCATGAATATGAGCCGGGCGATACACGGCTAGTGGCCTATTACAATGGCACGGCAGAGGCCAGTCAAGTAAAGCTCCATCTGCAGAAGCAGTTGCCCCACTATATGATTCCATCTTATTTTGTACAGATGGAGGCACTGCCGCTCACATCGAGTGGGAAATTGGACCGTAAAGCATTGCTGGCGCCAGACATGCACGCCGTAAGTCATCACGATACAGCGCCTCGTAACTCAACCGAGGAATTACTGGCACTGATATGGAATGAGATTTTAAGAGTAGAGCCTATCGGGGTCTTTGATTCGTTCTTTGATTTGGGCGGGCATTCCCTGTTAGCTGCGCAGGTCGTCTCACGCGTAAGAGAAGTTTTCGGTCAGCATCTTCCGCTGAGAGCCATATTTGATTGCCCGACCATTGAGAGCTTGGCCAAGCGGCTAACCGAATCGAGACAAGGCGGGAACATCGCTCATCTGCCCGCACTCCATCCAGCGGAAAGAACGGGAGCTTTTCCGTTATCCTTCGCTCAGAAGCGGTTGTGGTTTTTTGACCAATTGGAGCCTGACAGCTATTTCTATAACATTCCTTATGTATGGCGTTTGAGCGGTTCATGGAATGCAGCCGGATTAGAAAAAGGATTCAACCAATTAATTGAACGCCATGAAATGCTGCGTACGGTATTCGCTAAGCGAAATGGCGCTCCTGTCCAAATCGTCCAGCCGTATCAACCAAGATCGCTGCCTGTCATTGACGTGAGCGCTCTCTCCGCGGAAGCAAGGGAGAGCCAGATCAATCATCACATCCAACGGAATGCTGAGCTCGTATTTGACTTGAGCCAGGGACCGCTGATAGAGGCCGAACTGATTAAGAAGGACGAGTGTGAGTATATTCTTCTTTGTACGGTGCATCATATTGTGTCGGATGGTTGGTCAGAGGCTATTTTATTGGACGAATGGTTGGCATTTTATGAAGAAGCGGTAAGCGGAACGCCAGCCGATCTTCGACCGTTAGCCATTCAATATAGTGACTTTGCTGTATGGAACAGACAATGGTTATCCGATGCGATGATGACAGAGCAATTGGAGTATTGGAAAAATGAACTTGCAGGCGAACTTCCCGTGCTGCAGCTGCCAATCGATCGGCCTCGGCCAGCCATTCAAAGTTATGCCGGGGATATGCAGCAATTGGAATTGGCGCCTTCCTTGCTCGAAAAACTGAAAATGTTCAGCCGGCAAGAGGGCACGACATTGTTCATGACATTACTGGCCGCCTACCAAGGTTTTCTCTCCCGCTATACTGGACAAACCGATATTTTAGTTGGAAGCCCGGTTGCCAATCGCAATATCACAGAAATCGAGGGCTTAATTGGGTTCTTTGTCAACACGCTTGTCTACCGCGTGAATGTGGAAGACAGTCCAAGCTTCAGACAATTGATCGCCCAAGTCAAAGAAAAAGCATTGCGCGGGCAAGAAAATCAGGACGTACCGTTTGAAAAAATAGTAGAGACCCTTCAACCAACACGAAACCCAAGTTATGCCCCTATCTTCCAAACGATATTTACGATGCACACCCATCTGAGAAAGATAAAGGAATGGCCAAATCGCAAAATTGAGCCTGTGAAGACGTGCATCAAAGTTGCTAAATATGATTTGTCTGTAACGCTAGAAGTGAACAATGAGAGAACCTTGGATATTTCGTTTGGTTACAACAAGGATTTATTCGATCATTCCACCATTGAACGCATGATCGGACACTTCGCGAATTGGTTGGAACAAGTAGTGACATATCCGGATGAGTCCATTGACAATTTGCGGCTCATTACGGAGGATGAGGAAAAACTATTGCTGGAGCTGTGGAGCAGCAATTAG
- a CDS encoding ABC transporter ATP-binding protein: MLLELQQISKRFDPFLPFAVQNISFSISDHEIFALAGESGSGKSTLAQLIAGLQQPTEGRVLWKGTPLTPQASVQLVFQNPDRSLNPYWKIKDIIAEPLRLKQWTRLASQRKAEELMERVRLPHELLERRPVECSGGQKQRIAIARALALEPELLIADEITSALDPMTERDILSLLSELKQDHYMSILYITHRLDTIHGFADVVGVMKNGMLLESGAAADIMLHPVHAYTQSLIAACYDDNYIGRL; the protein is encoded by the coding sequence ATGCTGCTAGAGCTACAGCAAATTTCAAAGCGTTTCGATCCGTTTTTGCCCTTTGCGGTTCAGAACATATCTTTCTCCATCTCCGATCATGAAATATTTGCGCTAGCAGGTGAAAGCGGATCCGGAAAATCGACGCTGGCCCAGCTCATTGCCGGGTTGCAGCAGCCGACGGAAGGGAGGGTATTGTGGAAGGGGACTCCCCTTACGCCGCAAGCGAGCGTGCAGCTCGTATTTCAGAACCCGGATCGATCACTTAACCCGTATTGGAAGATCAAAGATATTATTGCCGAGCCGCTTCGGTTGAAGCAATGGACGCGCTTGGCGTCGCAGCGGAAGGCCGAGGAACTGATGGAACGGGTTCGCCTGCCTCATGAGCTATTAGAGCGGCGTCCCGTCGAATGCTCAGGCGGACAAAAGCAGCGGATTGCCATCGCGCGCGCCTTAGCGCTGGAGCCTGAATTGCTCATTGCCGATGAGATTACATCGGCCCTGGATCCGATGACGGAGCGGGACATTTTAAGCTTGCTGTCGGAGCTGAAGCAGGATCATTACATGTCCATCTTATATATTACGCATCGGTTGGACACGATTCACGGCTTCGCCGATGTTGTCGGTGTGATGAAAAACGGCATGCTGCTTGAGAGCGGAGCGGCAGCGGATATCATGCTGCATCCCGTTCACGCCTATACCCAATCACTCATAGCGGCTTGTTATGATGACAATTACATAGGGAGGTTATGA
- a CDS encoding aspartate/tyrosine/aromatic aminotransferase: protein MTEPIKIAYLDSYSDSPSRVYRHELYEHRLERMFLYDMTIDRLAPYGALIVPNNIDEEFLYQHRDWIAQYLEQGRIVVSFAQIFLSWLPGNGLWNRSPLDINERTILAHDEHPLFHGVTEYDLNYRRGVKGFFSRGYFEAPANAEIALRDNAGQTVVYIDRHTTRGTIMAGAGTDLIGYGLSDTTTARRLGPQLLAWIDREYLYKRTTNKRS, encoded by the coding sequence ATGACGGAGCCTATCAAAATCGCTTATTTGGATTCCTATTCGGACAGTCCCTCGCGGGTGTATCGGCATGAATTGTATGAACATCGGTTAGAGCGCATGTTCTTATACGATATGACGATAGATAGACTGGCGCCATACGGCGCGCTGATCGTGCCGAATAATATAGACGAGGAATTTTTATATCAGCATCGTGATTGGATAGCGCAGTATCTGGAACAGGGACGAATTGTCGTGTCCTTTGCCCAAATCTTTTTGTCGTGGCTGCCAGGCAATGGCCTATGGAATCGGAGTCCGCTGGACATCAACGAACGGACGATCCTTGCCCATGACGAGCATCCGCTTTTTCACGGTGTCACGGAGTATGACTTGAATTATCGGCGCGGGGTCAAAGGCTTTTTCTCGCGGGGCTATTTCGAGGCTCCTGCAAATGCGGAGATCGCGCTAAGAGATAATGCGGGGCAGACCGTTGTGTACATTGATCGTCATACGACCCGAGGCACGATTATGGCAGGCGCCGGGACCGATCTGATAGGCTACGGCTTGTCCGACACGACTACGGCACGAAGATTAGGGCCGCAGCTGCTGGCTTGGATCGATAGGGAGTATCTGTATAAGCGGACCACCAATAAAAGGAGTTAA